The Microterricola viridarii genome segment CTGGCCCCCGGGCCCAAGCTTTCTCGCCTGATCGGCATGTGATCGGCAAGATCGATCACTAGTCTCAACACACAAATTACTTTCAACGCAAGGAAATTCGATGAAGTCTGAAATCCACCCCACGTACGCGCCGATCGTCTTCCGCGACCTCGCGTCGGGTGCAACCTTCCTGACCCGTTCCACGGTCGGCAGCGCCAAGACCATCGAGTGGGAAGACGGCAACACCTACCCGGTGATCGACGTGGAAATCTCCTCGGAGTCGCACCCGTTCTACACCGGCAAGCAGCGCATCATGGACTCGGCCGGACGCGTCGAGAAGTTCAACCAGCGCTTCAAGGGCTTCGGCGCGTAAGCAGCCGCAGCTCACCAGAGCTCAGCAGTATCAAGAAGGGCGACCGGCTTCAGCCGGTCGCCCTTCTTCGTGTCTGTGGGCGTTGAGCCGCTAGCGCTCCGGCCAGGACCCGTCGGCGGTGAACTGCGGGTCGCGGTTGGCGCGCATGTACTTCTCGAAGCTGGCCGCCTGCTCGGCGGCCCAGGCCACCTGCTTCGTGTGCAGTTCGGCGGCGGATGCCGGCAGCGCGGCGCCGTGCTCGCGGGCGATCGCCTGGGCGACCCGACCCGCTGCGATGGCGTCTGCCGCGGCATCGTGCGCGTCATCCAGCGGAACACCGTAGAACGCCGCGGCCGCCTCCAGCGTGCGCTTGCCCTTGCGGTAGCGGTCGACGGCCTTGTCGATCACGAGCGGGTCGATGACCGGGGTGGGGGAGTCGAGCGCGCTCAGGCCGTGGCGCCGCGCCTCGCGGTTGAGGATCGTGAAGTCGTATGGCGCGTTGTACGCGACGACGGGCAGGCCACGCTCCAACACCGCGCGGAGCCGCTCGACGATCTGGCCGACACCCTCGCCGGCCGGCATCCCGTCGGCCTGGGCGCGCTCGGTGCTGATGCCGTGGATGGCGCTGGCCCCGGCCGGGATCTCCAC includes the following:
- a CDS encoding type B 50S ribosomal protein L31, with protein sequence MKSEIHPTYAPIVFRDLASGATFLTRSTVGSAKTIEWEDGNTYPVIDVEISSESHPFYTGKQRIMDSAGRVEKFNQRFKGFGA
- a CDS encoding exonuclease domain-containing protein, producing the protein MNAVNWASTLAVFDLETTGIDVETSRIVTANVSVIDADGAVLERSDWLLNPGVEIPAGASAIHGISTERAQADGMPAGEGVGQIVERLRAVLERGLPVVAYNAPYDFTILNREARRHGLSALDSPTPVIDPLVIDKAVDRYRKGKRTLEAAAAFYGVPLDDAHDAAADAIAAGRVAQAIAREHGAALPASAAELHTKQVAWAAEQAASFEKYMRANRDPQFTADGSWPER